The following are encoded together in the Candidatus Aminicenantes bacterium genome:
- a CDS encoding type II secretion system protein, with protein MKKQKGFTLIELLIVVAIIGILAALLVPNAMTALQKAKVRGTQKDISTLATTITDYITDKSTPPANSGAISTTLKGALSPMYIKVLPLNDQWGTSFKVYCGTAADGNYGITASANDDFLISSY; from the coding sequence ATGAAGAAACAGAAAGGCTTTACCCTGATCGAGCTGCTGATCGTCGTGGCGATCATCGGCATCCTGGCCGCCCTGTTGGTGCCCAACGCGATGACCGCCCTGCAGAAGGCCAAGGTCCGCGGAACGCAGAAGGACATCAGCACGCTGGCCACCACCATCACCGACTACATCACCGACAAGTCGACACCCCCGGCCAACAGCGGCGCTATCAGCACCACGCTGAAGGGCGCCCTGTCCCCGATGTACATCAAGGTTCTCCCGCTGAACGATCAGTGGGGCACGAGCTTCAAAGTGTACTGCGGCACGGCGGCGGATGGGAACTACGGCATCACCGCCTCGGCCAACGACGATTTCCTGATTTCGTCCTAC